The following proteins are encoded in a genomic region of Dialister hominis:
- a CDS encoding TetR/AcrR family transcriptional regulator produces MSDRKLTGKGEKVREKMIAATVKILQQEGFKKATVRSIAKEADVNIASVRYYFGSKEELIGCALEYMMGNLENIVAYLDDTRLSARERLKKYIIAYFHLARQHPALFRSISNPSSDDAKDTYFIYLSLLHSQCWSKVIRNIAEITGYTDPADLDLKAMQIFSAVEFPIILESNKADSFISNYTDSDTLSRYVDILLDNAEEKNEKKEYLKEIMHGVK; encoded by the coding sequence ATGAGTGATAGAAAACTGACTGGAAAAGGAGAAAAAGTCCGCGAGAAGATGATCGCCGCTACAGTGAAGATTCTTCAGCAGGAAGGCTTCAAGAAGGCGACCGTCCGCTCGATCGCCAAAGAGGCAGACGTCAATATCGCTTCGGTCCGTTATTACTTCGGGTCGAAGGAAGAGTTGATCGGCTGCGCTTTGGAATACATGATGGGCAATCTGGAAAATATCGTCGCATACCTGGACGATACGAGGCTCTCGGCGAGGGAAAGGCTGAAGAAGTACATCATCGCCTATTTCCATCTCGCCCGCCAGCACCCGGCACTTTTCCGCTCCATCTCCAATCCTTCCAGCGACGATGCCAAGGATACGTACTTCATTTACTTGTCACTTCTGCACAGCCAGTGCTGGAGCAAGGTCATCCGGAATATCGCTGAGATTACCGGATACACCGATCCCGCTGATCTGGATCTCAAAGCCATGCAGATTTTCTCCGCCGTTGAATTCCCGATCATTCTGGAAAGCAACAAGGCCGATTCCTTCATCTCCAACTACACCGACTCCGATACGCTGAGCCGCTATGTAGACATCCTTCTGGACAATGCAGAAGAGAAGAACGAGAAGAAAGAATACTTGAAAGAAATCATGCACGGTGTAAAATAA
- a CDS encoding Fur family transcriptional regulator has protein sequence MGSFEEILVKKHLKRTKARVMILKVLEKSLPLTAGEVYEAVRGKDMRLSLSTVYINCEALAENGLLLRSTMLADGLIRYEYAHGTPSHHAVCLSCHRIFPVDVGLQSDYAEVLDEEYGFEAAEPRVEIYGYCRDCRATGKDRAFKEKLRSANA, from the coding sequence ATGGGAAGCTTTGAAGAAATTTTAGTGAAAAAGCATTTAAAAAGGACGAAAGCACGCGTAATGATTCTGAAAGTGCTGGAAAAGAGCCTGCCTTTGACAGCAGGAGAAGTATATGAAGCCGTTCGTGGAAAGGACATGCGTCTGTCCCTGTCCACCGTGTACATAAACTGTGAAGCTCTTGCTGAAAACGGCTTACTGCTTCGTTCCACCATGCTGGCTGATGGCCTGATCCGCTACGAATACGCGCACGGAACTCCTTCCCATCATGCGGTCTGCCTCTCCTGTCACAGGATTTTCCCGGTAGACGTAGGACTGCAGTCCGACTACGCAGAAGTCCTCGACGAAGAATATGGCTTCGAAGCAGCAGAACCAAGAGTAGAAATCTACGGCTACTGCCGCGACTGCCGTGCTACAGGAAAAGACAGAGCATTCAAAGAAAAACTCAGAAGCGCAAACGCTTAA
- a CDS encoding HAD hydrolase-like protein, translating into MDSYNYYFFDLDGTISESAPGIVKAVKYGLDQAGIHEEDAEKLHSFIGPPLNVQMKKLYGMTDEQIVTAVTAFRKLYEDEGGLYDCEAYDGIGDLLYDLKKEGKVLAVASSKPEPFVRKIIDRFGFTDAFDVICGSGIGDELTKKASRGQKAEIIHKAMGQLSGNGNAESLAGRTVMIGDTNYDILGAKANSLPGVGVAYGYGSRQELEEAGAEKVADTVEDLRKLLLCGER; encoded by the coding sequence ATGGACTCTTACAATTACTACTTCTTCGACCTGGACGGAACGATTTCCGAATCCGCTCCGGGCATCGTCAAAGCCGTAAAGTACGGCCTCGATCAGGCAGGCATTCATGAAGAAGATGCAGAAAAGCTCCACAGCTTCATCGGCCCGCCTCTCAATGTGCAGATGAAAAAACTCTACGGCATGACCGACGAGCAGATCGTCACCGCCGTCACTGCCTTTAGGAAACTGTATGAAGACGAAGGCGGACTCTATGACTGCGAAGCCTATGACGGCATCGGAGACCTTCTCTATGATCTCAAGAAGGAAGGAAAAGTCCTCGCCGTCGCATCGAGCAAGCCGGAACCCTTCGTAAGAAAAATCATCGACCGCTTCGGCTTCACCGACGCCTTCGACGTCATCTGCGGAAGCGGCATCGGCGACGAACTCACCAAGAAAGCCAGCCGCGGCCAGAAAGCAGAAATCATCCACAAAGCCATGGGCCAGCTTTCCGGTAATGGAAATGCAGAAAGTCTGGCGGGCAGGACCGTCATGATTGGCGACACAAACTACGACATCCTGGGCGCCAAAGCCAACAGCCTCCCCGGCGTAGGCGTCGCTTACGGATACGGCAGCAGACAGGAACTCGAAGAAGCCGGCGCAGAAAAAGTAGCCGACACAGTAGAAGACCTGAGAAAACTCCTCCTTTGCGGAGAGAGATAA
- a CDS encoding acyl-CoA dehydratase activase-related protein — MKPVIHVGIDVGSTTVKVVALSPYLKLLFGRYQRHMSDIRSATISLLKELQKDYSGYRITASISGSGGMGLAKMMGLPFCQEILAETKAIRTFNPDTDVIIELGGEDEKITYLRNGVDQRMNGACAGGTGAFIDRMASLLSVDAAGLGKMAEKAKEIYPIASRCGVFAKTDIQALLNEGVSHEDIALSVFQSVVNQTISGLTCGRPIHGKVAFLGGPLTFQPILRERFQKTLDIKDEDMIVPEHGELYVAIGAAVSACHDKPLDLDSWLTKVENSEESDLGNAKTLPPFFATEEDYKEFKERHARFHAPRADISKAKGPVWLGIDAGSTTIKAVLLDREGNILYEYYAGNKGTPLNGARKILTDLYDKLPKEAVICGAGVTGYGEELIKRALEADVGEVETMAHYRGAKHFLPDVSTILDIGGQDMKCCRIKDGAVDDILLNEACSSGCGSFLDTFAQSLGMDVKEFARIALTARHPVDLGSRCTVFMNSRVREAQKNGVLVADISAGLSYSVIKNALYKVIRLRTAADLGNKVVVQGGTFYNDAVLRALELLLGCHVIRPDVAGLMGAYGIALITKDKCPEGHVTSLVTPEKLKSLSLTNEMKRCPGCGNHCMVTITRFSDGRAFVSGNRCERGTAIMLTGKSAPHSTLPNIYRWKYDEIWHRKSLTPGQAKRGTVGIPRTMNMYEDFPYWHAFFTKLGYRVVTSSEQLRDIPTEAMETIPSYSECFPAKLAHAHVYDLAKHHPDFIWYPCIDKGPDEGSTNSYNCPMVASYPENIQANMDEVLSKYKTTFYHPFLPLHAPKQLYGRLKEFFKPMGISGDELKAAMNAGEMAEEAYRKSLRDETERILKEIHDKHLIGIVLAGRPYHVDPTVNHSIPDLINQLGMAVLSEDGVSMVGGEFPNLRVMNQWTWHSRLYKAAEYVTRHPDLELVELNSFGCGLDAVVTDQVQEIMSKRDRLYTCLKIDQSLNLGAVRIRLRSLKAAIQERIQDSDHVPEIHYAKAEFTEEMKNDKDYTILVPEMSPIHFPIIQAAARAAGYNVKVLSPVRADIDEGLASVNNDACYPAIITIGSLMRALKSGEYDLNRTALMMSQTGGMCRASNYIGFIHKALDEAGLSQIPVISLNTQGFEPQPGFKFSLSLATNLVQAVIYGDALQQCLYRTRPYELTPGSAEILCRDWQNRCCESILKGESFRKYKKNLANIIKDFDRLPLNDSPRRPRIGIVGEIYVKFSPIASNDIVHAIEANGGEAETSGMLDFFLYGSLDSHFQRKFMDGSMREDLKDTFSRYVLEWYRKPLEKAVKNSKRFHEITSIEKMAKRASQYLSLGNRAGEGWFLTADMIDLLYHECRGVVCLQPFACLPNHITGEGMVHKLHSAYPEAVFLALDCDASASEVNQANRLKLMMSALTEKSESKDDLSFVRKTVSLRKGTAL, encoded by the coding sequence ATGAAACCTGTTATCCATGTCGGTATCGACGTAGGTTCGACCACGGTCAAAGTCGTGGCCCTGTCGCCATACCTGAAACTGCTTTTCGGACGGTACCAGCGTCATATGTCCGATATCAGAAGCGCGACGATTTCCCTTTTGAAGGAACTTCAGAAGGATTATTCGGGTTACCGTATCACCGCGTCCATTTCCGGAAGCGGCGGCATGGGACTTGCAAAGATGATGGGACTGCCTTTCTGTCAGGAAATCCTGGCGGAAACGAAGGCAATCCGCACGTTCAATCCGGATACGGATGTCATCATCGAGCTGGGCGGCGAAGATGAGAAGATCACGTACCTGAGAAATGGTGTCGATCAGCGTATGAATGGCGCATGCGCAGGCGGCACGGGCGCATTCATCGACCGTATGGCATCTCTTCTTTCTGTCGATGCAGCAGGCCTTGGAAAGATGGCCGAGAAGGCGAAGGAAATCTACCCGATCGCTTCCCGCTGCGGCGTTTTCGCCAAGACAGATATCCAGGCGCTCTTGAATGAAGGCGTCTCTCATGAAGACATTGCACTGTCCGTTTTCCAGTCCGTCGTCAATCAGACGATTTCCGGCCTGACCTGCGGACGCCCGATCCACGGCAAGGTAGCATTCCTTGGTGGTCCTTTGACGTTCCAGCCGATCCTTCGCGAACGTTTCCAGAAGACTCTGGATATCAAGGACGAGGATATGATCGTTCCGGAACACGGCGAACTGTATGTCGCTATCGGCGCTGCTGTTTCTGCCTGCCACGACAAGCCGCTCGATCTTGACAGCTGGCTGACGAAGGTGGAGAACTCGGAGGAATCCGATCTGGGCAATGCCAAGACGCTCCCGCCGTTTTTTGCAACGGAAGAAGATTACAAGGAATTCAAGGAACGCCATGCTCGTTTCCATGCGCCAAGAGCCGATATTTCCAAGGCAAAAGGCCCGGTATGGCTCGGCATCGACGCTGGTTCCACAACGATCAAGGCTGTCCTTCTCGACAGGGAAGGCAATATCCTTTATGAATACTATGCAGGAAATAAGGGTACTCCGCTGAACGGTGCCAGGAAGATCCTGACGGACCTCTATGACAAGCTCCCGAAGGAAGCCGTCATCTGCGGCGCGGGTGTCACCGGCTACGGTGAAGAGCTGATCAAGAGAGCGCTCGAAGCGGATGTAGGCGAAGTCGAAACGATGGCGCACTACAGAGGCGCCAAGCACTTCCTGCCGGATGTTTCCACGATTCTGGATATCGGCGGCCAGGATATGAAGTGCTGCCGCATCAAGGACGGCGCTGTCGACGACATTCTTCTGAATGAAGCATGCTCTTCCGGCTGCGGTTCCTTCCTCGATACATTTGCACAGTCCCTTGGCATGGACGTCAAGGAATTTGCACGCATCGCTCTGACAGCCAGGCACCCGGTCGACCTGGGCTCCCGCTGCACGGTCTTCATGAACTCCCGTGTCCGTGAAGCGCAGAAGAACGGTGTATTGGTCGCAGACATTTCTGCCGGCCTTTCCTATTCTGTCATCAAGAATGCGCTGTACAAAGTCATCCGCCTGCGTACTGCGGCTGATCTTGGCAATAAGGTCGTCGTCCAGGGCGGTACGTTCTATAATGATGCCGTCCTCCGCGCACTGGAACTGCTCCTCGGCTGCCATGTCATCCGTCCGGATGTCGCAGGGCTGATGGGCGCTTACGGTATTGCGCTGATTACGAAAGATAAATGTCCGGAAGGCCATGTGACCTCGCTCGTCACCCCTGAAAAGCTGAAGAGCCTGTCACTCACGAATGAAATGAAACGCTGCCCGGGCTGCGGCAACCACTGCATGGTTACGATTACCCGCTTCAGCGACGGACGTGCCTTCGTTTCCGGCAACCGCTGCGAGAGAGGCACCGCTATCATGCTGACCGGCAAGAGCGCACCACATTCCACGCTCCCGAATATTTACCGCTGGAAGTACGACGAGATCTGGCACAGGAAGTCCCTGACACCGGGCCAGGCCAAGAGAGGCACCGTCGGCATTCCGCGTACAATGAACATGTACGAAGATTTCCCGTACTGGCATGCTTTCTTCACGAAGCTCGGCTACCGTGTCGTCACATCCAGCGAACAGCTGCGTGACATCCCGACCGAAGCGATGGAAACGATTCCTTCGTATTCCGAATGCTTCCCGGCCAAGCTTGCCCATGCGCATGTCTATGACCTTGCCAAGCACCATCCGGATTTCATCTGGTACCCGTGCATCGACAAGGGTCCGGACGAAGGCAGCACGAACAGCTACAACTGCCCGATGGTCGCTTCGTATCCGGAAAACATCCAGGCCAATATGGACGAAGTCCTCTCCAAATATAAGACTACATTCTACCATCCGTTCCTTCCGCTCCATGCGCCCAAGCAGCTCTACGGCCGCCTGAAAGAATTCTTCAAGCCGATGGGCATTTCCGGCGATGAACTCAAAGCTGCCATGAATGCAGGCGAAATGGCGGAAGAGGCATACAGGAAATCGCTCCGCGATGAGACAGAACGCATCCTGAAGGAAATCCATGACAAGCACCTGATCGGCATCGTGCTGGCAGGCCGTCCGTACCATGTCGACCCGACGGTCAACCATTCGATTCCTGACCTCATCAACCAGCTGGGCATGGCTGTCCTTTCCGAAGACGGCGTATCCATGGTGGGCGGCGAATTCCCGAATCTGCGTGTCATGAACCAGTGGACCTGGCACAGCCGTCTGTACAAGGCAGCTGAATACGTCACACGCCATCCGGATCTTGAGCTCGTCGAACTGAACTCCTTCGGCTGCGGCCTTGATGCCGTCGTTACCGATCAGGTTCAGGAAATCATGAGCAAGAGAGACCGTCTCTACACCTGCCTCAAGATCGACCAGAGCTTGAACCTCGGCGCTGTCCGTATCCGTCTCCGTTCGCTGAAGGCCGCTATCCAGGAAAGAATCCAGGACAGCGATCATGTGCCGGAAATCCATTATGCGAAGGCTGAGTTTACCGAGGAAATGAAGAACGACAAGGATTACACGATCCTCGTTCCTGAAATGTCCCCGATCCACTTCCCGATCATCCAGGCTGCTGCAAGGGCTGCCGGCTATAATGTCAAAGTCCTTTCCCCGGTCCGCGCGGATATCGATGAAGGGCTGGCTTCGGTCAACAATGATGCCTGCTACCCGGCCATCATCACGATCGGCTCCCTCATGCGTGCACTGAAATCGGGCGAATATGACCTGAACCGCACCGCGCTCATGATGTCCCAGACGGGCGGCATGTGCCGTGCTTCGAACTATATCGGATTCATCCACAAGGCGCTTGATGAAGCAGGCCTGTCCCAGATTCCGGTCATTTCCCTGAACACACAGGGCTTTGAACCGCAGCCTGGCTTCAAGTTCTCGCTGTCCCTGGCAACGAACCTTGTACAGGCAGTCATTTACGGCGATGCCCTGCAGCAGTGCCTCTACCGCACACGTCCGTATGAACTGACACCGGGCAGCGCGGAAATCCTCTGCCGCGACTGGCAGAACCGCTGCTGCGAATCCATCCTCAAGGGTGAATCCTTCCGCAAGTACAAGAAAAACCTTGCCAATATCATCAAGGACTTCGACCGCCTGCCGCTCAACGACAGCCCGCGCCGTCCGAGAATCGGCATCGTCGGTGAAATTTACGTCAAGTTCAGCCCGATCGCATCCAACGATATCGTCCATGCAATCGAAGCGAACGGCGGGGAAGCCGAAACGAGCGGCATGCTTGACTTCTTCCTCTACGGTTCTCTCGACAGCCATTTCCAGAGAAAGTTCATGGACGGCTCCATGAGGGAAGACCTGAAGGATACCTTCTCCCGCTACGTCCTGGAATGGTACAGAAAGCCGCTGGAAAAGGCAGTGAAGAATTCCAAACGCTTCCATGAAATCACAAGCATCGAGAAGATGGCCAAGAGAGCATCCCAGTACCTGTCGCTTGGCAACCGCGCCGGCGAAGGCTGGTTCCTCACCGCCGACATGATCGATCTTCTGTATCATGAATGCCGCGGCGTCGTCTGCCTGCAGCCATTTGCCTGCCTGCCGAACCATATCACCGGTGAAGGCATGGTCCACAAACTGCACTCCGCGTATCCGGAAGCTGTATTCCTGGCTCTCGACTGCGATGCCAGTGCCAGTGAAGTCAACCAGGCAAACCGCTTGAAACTGATGATGAGCGCCCTGACCGAGAAGAGCGAATCCAAGGATGATCTCTCCTTCGTCAGAAAGACCGTAAGTTTGAGAAAAGGAACTGCATTATGA
- a CDS encoding tetratricopeptide repeat protein has translation MASDRMMEYYYSMGQDCLHTGSIDDAVTYFRKAANLGAREAAEEICQIGEKLEKGEGVSKDEVKAENCWKIASSYDISRANLLLGRMYMKGINGGKPNPRKARRSLERASDDGSAEAASLLGKLYDEGMLGRVSPEKAFQYYLLAAERGDTAAMLMTGLFYAQGTSVRKDLAAAEMWIRKGREMGDPDGDATLRVFLAVSCAEYVTGQAGVVDEEKAKAMAKEAEELGDKDVYYRLGDAYTRTGKHQEEAYACYEKAAKNGIIAAYSAMGLCLEAGIGVKSDIAKAVSWYKKAAEEGDAFGMAHYGYALSAGEGCEKDEKEAMAWLIKAAMKGDEGAIRVLREDYQYELQ, from the coding sequence ATGGCATCAGATAGAATGATGGAATATTACTACTCGATGGGGCAGGACTGCCTCCATACCGGCAGTATCGATGATGCTGTCACCTACTTTAGGAAAGCCGCCAATCTCGGAGCCAGAGAAGCGGCCGAGGAAATCTGCCAGATCGGTGAAAAGCTGGAAAAGGGAGAAGGCGTCTCCAAGGACGAAGTGAAAGCGGAAAATTGCTGGAAGATCGCGTCCAGTTACGATATTTCCCGTGCCAACCTTCTTCTGGGCAGAATGTACATGAAGGGCATCAATGGCGGAAAGCCGAACCCGAGAAAGGCAAGACGCTCCCTTGAACGCGCAAGCGACGACGGAAGCGCCGAAGCTGCATCCCTTCTGGGAAAACTCTACGACGAAGGCATGCTTGGCCGTGTCAGTCCTGAAAAGGCATTCCAGTACTACCTCCTGGCAGCCGAAAGGGGCGACACCGCCGCTATGCTGATGACCGGTCTCTTCTATGCGCAGGGAACCAGTGTCCGCAAGGACCTGGCTGCTGCGGAAATGTGGATCAGGAAGGGCCGCGAAATGGGCGACCCTGACGGCGATGCCACACTTCGCGTATTCCTCGCCGTATCCTGCGCTGAATACGTCACCGGACAGGCCGGCGTAGTCGATGAGGAAAAGGCGAAAGCCATGGCAAAGGAAGCCGAAGAACTCGGCGACAAGGACGTCTACTACCGCCTGGGCGATGCCTATACCAGAACAGGCAAGCATCAGGAAGAAGCGTATGCATGCTATGAGAAAGCAGCAAAAAACGGAATCATTGCTGCGTATTCCGCAATGGGTCTTTGCCTTGAAGCCGGCATTGGCGTAAAATCAGACATTGCAAAAGCTGTTTCCTGGTACAAGAAAGCCGCTGAAGAAGGCGATGCCTTCGGAATGGCCCACTACGGCTATGCACTCTCCGCCGGTGAAGGCTGCGAAAAAGATGAGAAAGAGGCCATGGCCTGGCTCATCAAAGCTGCCATGAAAGGCGACGAAGGCGCTATCCGCGTCCTCCGCGAAGACTATCAGTACGAACTGCAGTAA
- a CDS encoding multidrug effflux MFS transporter, translating to MNSLTFLTIFLGVMSAMAPLSTDMYLPSLPELSSYFSISTSMTQMTLTMTMIGMALGQIFGGPVSDRMGRKVPLFIGMGGFTIASAVCAVCTNIYVFLVFRFIMGLSGAFGIVISRAIARDVCEGPELMRFMAILMMVNGLAPIAAPVLGGQILLFTSWHGIFFVLTAVGIIQIMATMAYKETLKKTDRVRRFSHGFRAFGTLVKNRYFFGHCLVQCFVFGAFFSYIAGSSFLFQNIYHVTPQQYSYIFGGIGVGLMLVGALPARLAGTVREVVMLKYSILIPLIASFFLLAGIIVKAPIWYTIPVLFVTIVPLSVMGAASVSLALSRCGENAGSGSALIGFFSMILGGVMMPVVGIAGDQTALPMGIIMVVCYVLAVIMFYTRIAPAHAKEMK from the coding sequence ATGAATTCTTTGACGTTTCTGACGATTTTTCTGGGAGTGATGTCTGCAATGGCGCCGCTGTCTACGGATATGTACCTGCCGTCGCTTCCGGAGTTGTCCTCTTATTTTTCCATTTCCACATCGATGACGCAGATGACTTTGACGATGACGATGATCGGCATGGCGCTGGGGCAGATTTTTGGCGGGCCGGTCAGTGACCGCATGGGGCGCAAGGTGCCTCTTTTTATCGGGATGGGCGGTTTCACGATTGCATCGGCTGTCTGCGCTGTCTGCACGAATATTTATGTATTCCTTGTTTTCCGTTTCATCATGGGACTTTCAGGGGCGTTCGGCATCGTCATCTCCCGTGCCATTGCAAGGGACGTGTGCGAAGGGCCGGAGCTTATGCGCTTCATGGCGATCCTCATGATGGTAAATGGTCTTGCTCCGATCGCGGCGCCTGTTCTTGGCGGGCAGATTCTTCTCTTCACGTCCTGGCACGGCATTTTCTTTGTGCTGACGGCTGTCGGTATCATCCAGATCATGGCGACGATGGCGTACAAGGAAACGCTGAAGAAGACGGACCGCGTGCGCCGTTTCTCTCACGGGTTCAGGGCGTTCGGCACATTGGTGAAGAATCGTTATTTCTTTGGCCACTGCCTGGTACAGTGCTTTGTATTCGGCGCTTTCTTCTCCTATATCGCAGGTTCTTCCTTCCTTTTCCAGAACATCTACCATGTCACCCCGCAGCAGTACAGCTATATTTTCGGCGGCATCGGCGTGGGACTCATGCTGGTCGGTGCGCTGCCGGCAAGACTGGCAGGAACGGTGCGCGAGGTGGTCATGCTGAAGTATTCCATTCTGATTCCTCTCATCGCTTCCTTCTTCCTTTTGGCAGGCATCATTGTGAAGGCGCCGATCTGGTACACGATTCCCGTCCTTTTCGTGACAATCGTCCCGCTTTCTGTCATGGGCGCGGCTTCCGTATCGCTGGCACTTTCGCGCTGCGGTGAAAATGCAGGGAGCGGCTCGGCTCTGATCGGTTTCTTCTCCATGATTCTTGGCGGCGTCATGATGCCGGTCGTCGGCATTGCAGGGGACCAGACGGCGCTTCCGATGGGAATCATCATGGTCGTCTGCTATGTGCTGGCTGTCATCATGTTCTACACAAGGATTGCCCCGGCTCATGCAAAAGAAATGAAGTAG